The Flavobacterium commune genome contains a region encoding:
- a CDS encoding PorP/SprF family type IX secretion system membrane protein → MKTKLLLISLMFTAVVSYAQQDAQFTQYMYNTINVNPAYAGSRGAMSIFALHRTQWVGLDGAPTTNAVSINTPFNNSRLGLGVTIINDKIGPTTENTLSTDLSYTIPTSETVKLSFGIKATANLFDLNPNKLTPEHSGDPKLQGFNNRFTPNIGAGIYLHSDKAYVGFSIPNFIESNRYDDNDVALFKEKMTYYLIAGYVMDLSYNLKFKPALLTKMVQGAPLQVDMSGNFMFNDKLTLGLAYRWSASASAMVGFQVSEAMYIGYGYDLETTKLDNYNSGSHEIFLRYEIFKNNKKITTPRFF, encoded by the coding sequence ATGAAAACAAAATTACTACTAATCAGTTTGATGTTTACAGCAGTGGTAAGTTATGCGCAACAAGATGCACAATTTACACAGTACATGTACAACACTATAAATGTAAATCCTGCTTATGCCGGTTCGAGAGGTGCAATGAGTATATTTGCCCTGCATCGAACCCAGTGGGTTGGATTAGATGGAGCTCCTACAACTAATGCGGTTTCTATCAATACTCCTTTTAACAATAGCAGATTAGGTTTAGGTGTAACAATTATCAATGATAAAATTGGTCCAACTACTGAAAACACATTATCTACCGACCTGTCTTACACCATACCTACTTCTGAAACTGTAAAACTATCTTTTGGTATTAAAGCTACAGCCAATTTATTTGATTTAAACCCTAATAAACTTACTCCAGAACATAGTGGTGATCCTAAATTACAGGGCTTCAATAATAGATTTACACCTAATATTGGTGCTGGAATATATCTTCATTCTGATAAAGCTTATGTAGGATTCTCGATACCTAACTTCATAGAATCAAATCGCTATGATGATAATGATGTGGCACTCTTTAAAGAAAAAATGACTTACTATTTAATTGCCGGTTATGTTATGGATTTAAGTTACAATCTTAAATTCAAACCTGCTTTGTTAACTAAAATGGTTCAGGGTGCTCCTTTGCAAGTAGATATGTCCGGAAACTTTATGTTTAATGATAAACTTACTTTAGGACTTGCTTACCGATGGAGTGCTTCTGCAAGTGCCATGGTTGGTTTTCAGGTTTCAGAAGCAATGTATATCGGTTATGGATATGATTTAGAAACAACCAAATTAGACAATTACAATTCCGGTTCACATGAAATTTTCTTGAGATACGAAATTTTCAAAAACAACAAAAAAATTACAACTCCAAGATTCTTCTAA
- a CDS encoding OmpA family protein has translation MKKKILLCVAIVSVFSFNIYSQKAKLANADKNYDNYAYIDAIKTYEKVAEKGYKSAPMFQKLGNAYYFNGELDKAVKWYAELFAMPETEIEPTYYYRYAQSLRAVNENKKADQILEQFDKISNNDSRAKLFKKNTNYLDEIKANSGRYKIENAAINSQYSDYGSSFYNNKIVFTSARDTGSLGQRKHTWTDQHFTNLYSADLGEEMSPANPVKFNKSLNSKFNEATPVFTKDGKTVYFTRNNYVDGKKGKNENGITLVKLYKATLEADKWTNIQALPFTSDSYSTAHPTLSPDEKTLYFASDMPGTLGLSDLFKVQINDDGSFTTPVNLGSSINTEGRETFPFVSQENELYFASDGHPGVGGLDIFMSRINDDGSLNKVENIGMEANSPKDDFAYIIDTKSRKGFFSSNRDGGQGYDDIYQFLETRKLICEQELYGKITDAESNIAIPNAKVTLFDNKMSILKNVEADANGDYNFLVECGKLYTVRAEKENYSSNEKQITVPKTNGKTYLPIALEKDQCKVTIGDDLGKCFGIKMIYFDLDKSNIRTEAAMDLEKILDVLNQYPKMKLDIRSHTDSRASFKYNEALSDRRAKSTIAWLVKNGIDANRLTGKGYGENQLVNKCADGVKCTEEEHQMNRRSEFIITDL, from the coding sequence ATGAAAAAAAAGATACTCCTTTGCGTGGCTATAGTAAGTGTTTTTTCATTTAACATTTATTCCCAAAAAGCTAAGTTGGCCAATGCCGATAAAAACTATGATAACTATGCTTATATAGATGCCATTAAAACCTATGAGAAAGTAGCAGAGAAAGGATATAAATCGGCTCCTATGTTTCAAAAGTTAGGTAATGCTTATTATTTTAATGGAGAATTAGACAAAGCCGTTAAATGGTATGCCGAACTTTTTGCCATGCCAGAAACTGAAATCGAACCTACTTATTATTATCGTTATGCTCAATCATTACGTGCCGTTAACGAAAACAAAAAAGCTGATCAAATTTTAGAACAATTTGATAAAATTTCAAATAATGATAGTAGAGCCAAGCTTTTCAAAAAAAACACAAACTATTTAGATGAGATAAAAGCCAATTCGGGAAGATACAAAATAGAGAATGCAGCCATCAACTCGCAATATTCTGATTATGGTTCCAGTTTTTATAACAATAAAATTGTCTTTACTTCGGCAAGAGATACCGGAAGTTTAGGACAAAGAAAACACACTTGGACAGACCAGCATTTTACAAACTTATACAGTGCTGATTTAGGTGAGGAAATGTCTCCGGCCAATCCTGTAAAATTTAACAAATCGTTAAATTCAAAATTCAACGAAGCGACTCCCGTTTTTACTAAAGACGGAAAAACAGTTTATTTTACCAGAAACAACTATGTAGATGGTAAAAAAGGTAAAAACGAAAACGGAATTACATTAGTTAAATTATACAAAGCAACCTTAGAGGCTGACAAATGGACTAATATACAAGCCCTGCCTTTCACAAGTGATAGCTACAGTACAGCCCACCCTACCCTAAGTCCCGACGAAAAAACATTATACTTTGCCTCTGATATGCCGGGAACATTAGGTCTATCGGATCTTTTCAAAGTACAGATTAATGATGATGGTTCGTTTACCACTCCTGTAAATTTAGGCTCTTCGATAAATACTGAAGGAAGAGAAACATTCCCGTTTGTTAGTCAGGAAAACGAACTTTACTTTGCCTCTGATGGACATCCCGGTGTAGGTGGATTAGATATTTTCATGTCTCGAATTAATGATGATGGTTCGCTTAATAAAGTAGAAAACATAGGTATGGAGGCTAACTCTCCAAAAGATGATTTTGCCTACATTATTGATACAAAATCCCGAAAAGGATTCTTTTCTTCCAATAGAGATGGAGGTCAAGGATATGATGACATCTATCAATTTTTAGAAACCCGAAAATTAATTTGCGAACAAGAATTATATGGAAAAATTACTGATGCCGAATCAAATATCGCCATCCCTAATGCCAAAGTAACTTTGTTTGACAATAAAATGAGTATTTTGAAGAATGTAGAAGCTGACGCAAATGGAGACTACAACTTCCTTGTAGAGTGTGGAAAACTATATACCGTCAGAGCTGAAAAAGAAAATTACAGCAGTAATGAAAAACAGATTACTGTCCCTAAAACTAATGGAAAAACTTACTTGCCTATTGCTCTGGAAAAAGACCAATGTAAAGTAACCATTGGTGATGATTTAGGTAAATGTTTTGGTATAAAAATGATTTATTTTGACCTGGATAAATCCAATATTAGAACAGAGGCTGCAATGGATTTAGAAAAAATATTAGATGTTTTAAATCAGTATCCAAAAATGAAATTAGATATTCGTTCTCATACTGATAGTCGTGCTTCTTTCAAATACAATGAAGCACTATCTGACCGAAGAGCCAAATCAACTATTGCCTGGTTAGTTAAAAACGGTATTGATGCCAATCGATTAACCGGAAAAGGTTATGGTGAAAATCAATTGGTAAATAAATGCGCTGACGGTGTAAAATGTACCGAAGAAGAGCACCAAATGAATCGTAGAAGTGAATTTATCATTACTGATTTATAA
- a CDS encoding DUF7507 domain-containing protein — METNLPSQKLKQTILFFFSLIIFSITNGFAQDTFDGKYCPGPGAVGDEYATGIVFSQQILASPSSTCQIGTIRAKVDTQNQVLRLGMNIGNSGAALFRLYLDTDNNPLTGLTLDSFGGSLTVAGAEYIIEINSNASTFNLYSGNGSTKTLLPISNGLAALNGSATGCAGGGGSFLEFNIPFGSIDFNICDINNPGLINITKLASVSGNSDNSSRCTDTPLTFGIPLTGSVTPDATVCSGINSTLLSVSGLANGSTIVKWQSSVSPFSIWTDITNTTTSYTATNITQTTKYRAVFSNTGLCSGSNIATSEATITVSPTPIAAINISTNVPCFGGNNGQATASATGGTANYSFSWNTTPVQNTATASGLTAGTYTVTVTDSKGCTDTESITITQPNAALAASISSQSNVDCYGNSTGSVTVAGANGTAPYTYAIDGTTFGSSGTFNNLAAGAYTVTVKDANGCTTTQAVTITQPNAALATSISSQSNVDCYGNSTGSVTVAGANGTAPYTYAIDGTTFGSSGTFNNLAAGAYTVTVKDANGCTTTQAVTITQPNAALTASISSQSNVDCYGNSTGSVTVAGANGTAPYTYAIDGTTFGSSGTFNNLAAGAYTVTVKDANGCTTTQAVTITQPNAALTASISSQSNVDCYGNSTGSVTVAGANGTAPYTYAIDGTTFGSSGTFNNLAAGAYTVTVKDANGCTTTQAVTITQPNAALAASISSQSNVDCYGNSTGSVTVAGANGTAPYTYAIDGTTFGSSGTFNNLAAGAYTVTVKDANGCTTTQAVTITQPNAALAASISSQSNVDCYGNSTGSVTVAGANGTAPYTYAIDGTTFGSSGTFNNLAAGAYTVTVKDANGCTTTQAVTITQPNAALAASISSQSNVDCYGNSTGSVTVAGANGTAPYTYAIDGTTFGSSGTFNNLAAGAYTVTAKDANGCTTTQAVTITQPNAALAASISSQSNVDCYGNSTGSVTVAGANGTAPYTYAIDGTTFGSSGTFNNLAAGAYTVTVKDANGCTTTQAVTITQPNAALTASISSQSNVDCYGNSTGNVTVAGANGTAPYTYAIDGTTFGSSGIFNNLAAGAYTVTVKDANECTTTQAVTITQPNAALTASISSQSNVDCYGNSTGSVTVAGANGTAPYTYAIDGTTFGSSGIFNNLAAGAYTVTVKDANGCTTTQAVTITQPNAALAASISSQSNVDCYGNSTGSVTVAGANGTAPYTYAIDDTTFGSSGIFNNLAAGAYTVTVKDANGCTTTQAVTITQPNAALAASISSQSNVDCYGNSTGSVTVAGANGTAPYTYAIDGTTFGSSGIFNNLAAGAYTVTVKDANGCTTTQAVTITQPNAALAASISSQSNVDCYGNSTGSVTVAGANGTAPYTYAIDGTTFGSSGIFNNLAAGAYTVTVKDANGCTTTQAVTITQPEVVVSISGIVSNVTCFGEANGSIAVINSPGSTVVITNANNEIVSNTNLAAGTYTLTATAPGGNQGQNCTATAQVTIGQPEIAVSVSGIATNATCFGEANGSIAVTNSPDSTVVITNANNEIVSNTNLVAGTYTLTATAPGGNQGQNCTATAQVTISQPDATLTATAIITNNNNCVGCSNGTINITPTGGTVPYSFTWSNGTLTEDISSLPKGQYNVEIKDANGCIANYTYFITESGIQILKDATYVDSNQDGKTNVGDVVAYNFVITNTGNVTLTNITVTDNNAVVNGGPIASLAPGATDTTTFSASHTITQNDINTGYVYNLALATANDPKGNDVTDTSSDPTPCTSCPVNPECTDCTITELNQSPSISITKDGTYVDTNQDGKTNVGDVVTYNFVITNTGNVTLTNITVTDNNAVVSGGPIASLAPGATDTTTFSASHTITQNDLNTGFVYNLALATAKDPKGNDVTDTSSDPTPCTSCPVNPECTDCTITELNQSPSISITKDGTYVDTNQDGKTNVGDVVSYKFVITNTGNVTLTNVTVTDNNATVTGGPIATLAPGATDATTFSASHTITQDDINKGVVYNLALATAKDPKGNDVTDTSSDPTPCTSCPVNPECTDCTITELNQSPSISITKDGTYVDTNQDGKTNVGDVVSYKFVITNTGNVTLTNVTVTDNNVTATGGPIATLAPGATDATTFSASHTITQDDINKGVVYNLALATAKDPKGNDVTDTSSDPTPCTSCPVNPECTDCTITELNQSPSIALVKTAVFNDTNNDGYAQVGEKINYSFTVTNTGNVTISNIIITDPLVGLALTGNPIASLAPAASNNSVTGVYTITQADINAGRVTNSALATGKDPKNNNVTDTSGTTVENDTPTVITLPQNPGLNVDKTAIVISRGSESEVYSFIDDVINYTITVTNTGNVTINNIIVKDPLTGLDTTNQAFSLAPGESMVFSQSYTITLNDMRADSVTNTATANGQGPNNTTISAEDTVVVEKAQVLGCGTIVVHNAFTPNGDSFNEVFKIDGIDDVICYPSNTVEIYNRWGVLVYEARGYNNEDVSFKGISEGRVTVDKSAGLPTGTYFYILNYTAVDLQGENIAKREQGYLYLSR, encoded by the coding sequence ATGGAAACAAATCTACCTTCTCAAAAGTTGAAACAAACCATTCTATTTTTTTTCTCGCTAATCATTTTTAGCATCACAAATGGTTTCGCTCAAGATACCTTTGATGGTAAATACTGTCCTGGTCCGGGAGCTGTGGGAGACGAATACGCCACAGGAATTGTATTTAGTCAACAAATTTTAGCAAGCCCCTCCTCCACCTGTCAAATTGGAACAATTCGAGCAAAAGTTGATACGCAGAATCAAGTCTTAAGATTAGGAATGAATATTGGTAATTCAGGTGCAGCGCTTTTTAGACTGTACTTAGACACCGATAACAACCCTTTAACCGGATTAACTTTAGATAGCTTTGGAGGGTCGTTAACCGTAGCCGGTGCTGAATATATTATCGAAATAAATTCGAATGCATCTACTTTTAATTTATATTCCGGAAATGGAAGTACCAAAACGCTGCTTCCTATTAGTAACGGACTAGCTGCTCTTAATGGAAGCGCCACAGGATGTGCCGGTGGTGGAGGTTCTTTCTTAGAATTTAATATTCCTTTTGGAAGTATCGATTTTAATATATGCGATATTAATAATCCTGGATTAATCAATATTACCAAACTCGCTTCCGTTAGTGGTAATTCAGACAACTCCAGTAGATGTACCGATACTCCTCTTACTTTCGGAATCCCTCTAACAGGATCTGTTACTCCGGATGCAACAGTATGTTCAGGTATTAACAGTACTCTACTATCTGTTAGCGGACTTGCCAATGGTTCTACAATTGTTAAATGGCAATCCTCTGTAAGTCCTTTTTCAATTTGGACAGATATAACTAACACAACTACAAGCTATACTGCCACAAATATTACGCAAACAACCAAATACAGAGCTGTATTTTCAAACACAGGATTATGTAGTGGAAGTAATATTGCTACGAGTGAAGCAACAATAACAGTATCGCCTACACCAATTGCTGCTATCAATATTTCAACTAATGTACCTTGCTTTGGTGGAAATAATGGTCAAGCAACGGCATCTGCGACAGGAGGAACTGCCAATTATTCCTTTAGCTGGAACACAACTCCTGTTCAAAATACAGCTACAGCTTCCGGATTAACTGCAGGAACTTATACCGTTACCGTAACTGATTCTAAAGGATGTACTGATACCGAGTCTATAACCATAACACAACCTAATGCAGCTCTTGCTGCTTCTATCTCTTCTCAATCTAATGTAGATTGTTATGGAAATAGCACTGGTAGTGTAACCGTAGCTGGTGCTAATGGTACGGCTCCTTATACTTATGCCATTGATGGTACAACTTTTGGTAGCAGCGGAACTTTCAATAATCTTGCAGCGGGTGCTTATACTGTAACGGTTAAAGATGCTAATGGATGTACTACTACTCAGGCTGTAACAATCACTCAGCCGAATGCAGCTCTTGCTACTTCTATCTCTTCTCAATCTAATGTAGATTGTTATGGAAATAGTACTGGTAGTGTAACCGTAGCTGGTGCTAATGGTACGGCTCCTTATACTTATGCCATTGATGGTACAACTTTTGGTAGCAGCGGAACTTTCAATAATCTTGCAGCGGGTGCTTATACTGTAACGGTTAAAGATGCTAATGGATGTACTACTACTCAGGCTGTAACAATCACTCAGCCGAATGCAGCTCTTACTGCTTCTATCTCTTCTCAATCTAATGTAGATTGTTATGGAAATAGCACTGGTAGTGTAACTGTAGCTGGTGCTAATGGTACGGCTCCTTATACTTATGCCATTGATGGTACAACTTTTGGTAGCAGCGGAACTTTCAATAATCTTGCAGCGGGTGCTTATACTGTAACGGTTAAAGATGCTAATGGATGTACTACTACTCAGGCTGTAACAATCACTCAGCCGAATGCAGCTCTTACTGCTTCTATCTCTTCTCAATCTAATGTAGATTGTTATGGAAATAGCACTGGTAGTGTAACTGTAGCTGGTGCTAATGGTACGGCTCCTTATACTTATGCCATTGATGGTACAACTTTTGGTAGCAGCGGAACTTTCAATAATCTTGCAGCGGGTGCTTATACTGTAACGGTTAAAGATGCTAATGGATGTACTACTACTCAGGCTGTAACAATCACTCAGCCGAATGCAGCTCTTGCTGCTTCTATCTCTTCTCAATCTAATGTAGATTGTTATGGAAATAGCACTGGTAGTGTAACCGTAGCTGGTGCTAATGGTACGGCTCCTTATACTTATGCCATTGATGGTACAACTTTTGGTAGCAGCGGAACTTTCAATAATCTTGCAGCGGGTGCTTATACTGTAACGGTTAAAGATGCTAATGGATGTACTACTACTCAGGCTGTAACAATCACTCAGCCGAATGCAGCTCTTGCTGCTTCTATCTCTTCTCAATCTAATGTAGATTGTTATGGAAATAGCACTGGTAGTGTAACCGTAGCTGGTGCTAATGGTACGGCTCCTTATACTTATGCCATTGATGGTACAACTTTTGGTAGCAGCGGAACTTTCAATAATCTTGCAGCGGGTGCTTATACTGTAACGGTTAAAGATGCTAATGGATGTACTACAACTCAGGCTGTAACAATCACTCAGCCGAATGCAGCTCTTGCTGCTTCTATCTCTTCTCAATCTAATGTAGATTGTTATGGAAATAGTACTGGTAGTGTAACTGTAGCTGGTGCTAATGGTACGGCTCCTTATACTTATGCCATTGATGGTACAACTTTTGGTAGCAGCGGAACTTTCAATAATCTTGCAGCGGGTGCTTATACTGTAACGGCTAAAGATGCTAATGGATGTACTACTACTCAGGCTGTAACAATCACTCAGCCGAATGCAGCTCTTGCTGCTTCTATCTCTTCTCAATCTAATGTAGATTGTTATGGAAATAGTACTGGTAGTGTAACCGTAGCTGGTGCTAATGGTACGGCTCCTTATACTTATGCCATTGATGGTACAACTTTTGGTAGCAGCGGAACTTTCAATAATCTTGCAGCAGGTGCTTATACTGTAACGGTTAAAGATGCTAATGGATGTACTACAACTCAGGCTGTAACAATCACTCAGCCGAATGCAGCTCTTACTGCTTCTATCTCTTCTCAATCTAATGTAGATTGTTATGGAAATAGCACTGGTAATGTAACTGTAGCTGGTGCTAATGGTACGGCTCCTTATACTTATGCCATTGATGGTACAACTTTTGGTAGCAGCGGAATTTTCAATAATCTTGCAGCGGGTGCTTATACTGTAACGGTTAAAGATGCTAATGAGTGTACTACTACTCAGGCTGTAACAATCACTCAGCCGAACGCAGCTCTTACTGCTTCTATCTCTTCTCAATCTAATGTAGATTGTTATGGAAATAGCACTGGTAGTGTAACCGTAGCTGGTGCTAATGGTACGGCCCCTTATACTTATGCCATTGATGGTACAACTTTTGGTAGCAGCGGAATTTTCAATAATCTTGCAGCGGGTGCTTATACTGTAACGGTTAAAGATGCTAATGGATGTACTACTACTCAGGCTGTAACAATCACTCAGCCGAATGCAGCTCTTGCTGCTTCTATCTCTTCTCAATCTAATGTAGATTGTTATGGAAATAGTACTGGTAGTGTAACCGTAGCTGGTGCTAATGGTACGGCTCCTTATACTTATGCCATTGATGATACAACTTTTGGTAGCAGCGGAATTTTCAATAATCTTGCAGCGGGTGCTTATACTGTAACGGTTAAAGATGCTAATGGATGTACTACTACTCAGGCTGTAACAATCACTCAGCCGAATGCAGCTCTTGCTGCTTCTATCTCTTCTCAATCTAATGTAGATTGTTATGGAAATAGCACTGGTAGTGTAACCGTAGCTGGTGCTAATGGTACGGCTCCTTATACTTATGCCATTGATGGTACAACTTTTGGTAGCAGCGGAATTTTCAATAATCTTGCAGCGGGTGCTTATACTGTAACGGTTAAAGATGCTAATGGATGTACTACTACTCAGGCTGTAACAATCACTCAGCCGAATGCAGCTCTTGCTGCTTCTATCTCTTCTCAATCTAATGTAGATTGTTATGGAAATAGTACTGGTAGTGTAACCGTAGCTGGTGCTAATGGTACGGCTCCTTATACTTATGCCATTGATGGTACAACTTTTGGTAGCAGCGGAATTTTCAATAATCTTGCAGCGGGTGCTTATACTGTAACGGTTAAAGATGCTAATGGATGTACTACTACTCAGGCTGTAACAATCACTCAGCCTGAGGTTGTCGTTTCAATAAGCGGAATTGTCTCCAATGTAACTTGCTTTGGTGAAGCTAACGGTTCTATTGCGGTAATAAATAGCCCAGGTTCAACTGTAGTAATTACAAACGCAAATAATGAAATAGTTTCGAATACAAACTTAGCAGCAGGAACTTATACTTTAACTGCTACTGCTCCTGGGGGTAACCAAGGACAAAATTGTACCGCTACTGCTCAGGTAACAATCGGCCAACCTGAAATCGCCGTTTCGGTAAGCGGAATTGCCACCAATGCAACTTGCTTTGGTGAAGCTAACGGTTCTATTGCGGTAACAAACAGCCCAGATTCAACTGTAGTGATTACAAATGCAAATAATGAAATAGTTTCAAATACAAACTTAGTAGCAGGAACTTATACTTTAACTGCTACTGCTCCTGGGGGAAACCAGGGACAGAATTGTACCGCTACTGCTCAGGTAACAATCAGCCAACCTGACGCTACATTAACTGCAACAGCAATAATAACCAACAACAATAATTGTGTAGGATGTAGCAATGGAACTATCAATATTACCCCTACCGGAGGAACAGTTCCTTATTCATTCACCTGGTCTAATGGAACTTTAACTGAAGATATTTCATCTTTACCAAAAGGTCAATATAATGTTGAAATAAAAGATGCTAACGGTTGTATTGCTAATTATACTTACTTCATCACTGAATCCGGAATTCAAATACTTAAAGATGCAACCTATGTTGACTCTAATCAAGATGGTAAAACAAATGTGGGTGATGTAGTAGCTTATAACTTTGTTATCACTAATACCGGAAATGTGACTTTAACCAATATTACAGTCACCGATAACAATGCTGTTGTAAACGGTGGACCTATTGCCTCTCTTGCTCCCGGAGCAACTGATACAACTACTTTCTCGGCTTCGCACACTATCACACAAAACGACATTAACACAGGATACGTGTACAATCTGGCTTTGGCTACTGCCAATGATCCTAAAGGAAATGACGTAACAGATACTTCGTCTGACCCTACTCCTTGTACTTCTTGTCCTGTTAACCCAGAATGTACTGATTGTACTATCACGGAATTAAATCAATCTCCAAGTATCTCTATCACTAAAGATGGAACTTATGTAGATACCAATCAGGATGGTAAAACAAATGTGGGTGATGTAGTAACTTATAACTTTGTTATCACTAATACCGGAAATGTGACTTTAACCAATATTACAGTTACTGATAACAATGCTGTTGTAAGCGGTGGACCTATTGCCTCTCTTGCTCCCGGAGCAACTGATACAACTACTTTCTCGGCTTCGCATACTATTACACAAAACGACCTCAACACAGGATTTGTGTACAATCTGGCTTTGGCTACTGCCAAAGATCCTAAAGGAAATGACGTAACAGATACTTCGTCTGACCCAACTCCTTGTACTTCTTGTCCTGTTAACCCAGAATGTACTGATTGTACTATCACGGAATTGAATCAATCTCCAAGTATCTCTATCACTAAAGATGGAACTTATGTAGATACCAATCAGGATGGCAAAACAAATGTGGGTGATGTAGTATCATACAAATTTGTTATAACAAACACTGGTAATGTAACCTTAACTAACGTAACGGTAACTGATAATAATGCAACTGTAACTGGTGGACCTATTGCAACTCTGGCTCCCGGTGCAACAGATGCAACTACTTTCTCGGCTTCACATACTATTACTCAGGACGATATCAACAAAGGTGTAGTTTACAATTTGGCTTTGGCTACGGCAAAAGATCCTAAAGGAAATGACGTAACAGATACTTCGTCTGACCCAACTCCTTGTACTTCTTGTCCTGTTAACCCAGAATGTACTGATTGTACTATCACGGAATTGAATCAATCTCCAAGTATCTCTATCACTAAAGATGGAACTTATGTAGATACCAATCAGGATGGCAAAACAAATGTGGGTGATGTAGTATCATACAAATTTGTTATAACAAACACTGGTAATGTAACCTTAACTAACGTAACGGTAACTGATAATAATGTAACTGCAACTGGTGGACCTATTGCAACTCTGGCTCCCGGTGCAACAGATGCAACTACTTTCTCGGCTTCACATACTATTACTCAGGACGATATCAACAAAGGTGTAGTTTACAATTTGGCTTTGGCTACGGCAAAAGATCCTAAAGGAAATGACGTAACAGATACTTCGTCTGACCCAACTCCTTGTACTTCTTGTCCTGTTAACCCGGAATGTACTGATTGTACTATCACGGAATTGAATCAATCTCCAAGTATAGCCTTAGTAAAAACAGCTGTATTTAATGATACCAATAATGATGGTTATGCTCAGGTTGGTGAAAAAATAAATTATAGTTTTACAGTAACTAATACTGGAAACGTAACCATCAGTAATATCATCATCACAGATCCATTAGTTGGATTAGCATTAACAGGAAATCCAATAGCTAGTTTAGCTCCTGCTGCCAGTAATAATTCGGTTACCGGAGTTTACACCATAACACAGGCTGATATCAATGCTGGCAGAGTAACCAACTCGGCTTTAGCAACCGGAAAAGATCCAAAAAACAACAACGTAACCGATACTTCAGGAACAACTGTCGAAAATGATACACCAACAGTTATAACACTTCCTCAAAATCCGGGACTAAATGTTGATAAAACAGCTATTGTCATTAGTCGAGGTAGCGAAAGTGAAGTTTACAGCTTTATTGATGATGTTATCAACTACACTATAACTGTTACTAATACTGGTAATGTTACAATTAATAACATCATAGTTAAAGATCCATTAACCGGATTAGATACTACAAATCAAGCATTCAGTCTTGCTCCCGGAGAATCAATGGTTTTTTCTCAAAGCTATACTATCACATTAAATGACATGAGAGCTGATAGTGTAACCAATACTGCTACTGCCAATGGACAAGGTCCTAATAACACAACTATTAGTGCTGAGGATACTGTAGTTGTCGAAAAAGCACAAGTTTTAGGCTGTGGTACTATAGTAGTTCACAATGCTTTTACTCCAAATGGAGATTCTTTTAACGAAGTATTTAAAATTGATGGTATTGATGATGTTATCTGTTATCCTAGCAATACTGTCGAAATTTACAACCGTTGGGGAGTACTGGTTTATGAAGCCAGAGGATATAACAATGAGGATGTATCATTCAAAGGTATTTCTGAGGGAAGAGTTACAGTTGACAAATCGGCTGGATTACCTACCGGAACTTATTTCTATATCTTGAACTATACCGCTGTAGATTTACAAGGAGAGAATATCGCTAAAAGAGAACAAGGTTACCTATACCTTTCCAGATAA